Below is a genomic region from Anoplolepis gracilipes chromosome 1, ASM4749672v1, whole genome shotgun sequence.
GTGCAATAATACGAACCGGGTGTATTGATGCATTTCTCGTCGCAAGGCGCCCTTTCGATGCATTCGTCGATGTCTGCGCAAAAGTAAACTCAGTTCAGTACGATTAAGTGacgtggtttttttttttctcggaaAACGTTTCCGCACGAACCTACACAGGTATCGTTGTGGAATCGATATCCCGCCTCGCACTCGCAACGATAACCGCCTGGCATGTTGGTGCATTTGTTGCCCTTGCAGATACCAGCCGCGCATTCGTCGACGTCTAAAaagcatatatacacatatatacacacacatacacatattttcGCTCCGCGAAAACTTCAACCGAGCTAAGCGAGTCTAACTTTGTAGCAAGCTTCAAAAGTGGAACGCACGACAAAACCGTGTAGCAAAGAGTTGCGCGTTATCCGTTCCAAAAGTGACGATACCATACATTCTTCCTTTGCAGAATTTTAATCagcatattaaaaatctattaaaacgatgataaatataaattacataaaaatgaaatttagtataattttttccttattttatatattattattttgtacgcGACTCGTCTCACGAATGTCTTGCTAAGAAAAGGATACGTCTctctaaagaaataaaaatccaccttgatgaaaataataataacagctAATTCGAAAATAGATAggcgtaattatataatttaaaatctaatagaATAGGTTTATCATACGTGTCTCACTCACCGACGCAAGTAGAATTTATTATCTGAAAGCCTTCCTTGCATCCGCACTCGTAAGAACCAGGTTTATTGACGCAGATATGATCGCAGCCATGCTGTCCCTCGCATTCGTCGACATCGTGACACTCGGTACCATCGATCCCGCCTTTTTGAAAACCTTTCTCGCACGAGCACACCGCGGTTCCGTTCACCGCAACGCAGATCTGCTCGCAGCCGCCGTTACCCTCGTCCTGACAAGGATCGAACGGTCGACAGGATCCGTTCTGCGGTACGTGACCTGGCAAACACTCGCAGCGAAAGGATCCCACAGTGTTGACGCATGTCGTACGTTCACAACCACCGTTGTCGTTGACGCATTCGTCGACGTCAACACAGGTTCTCTCGTCCCGGGACAGGTTGTAGCCCGTTGGACAGGAACAGAAGTGCCTGCCGACGGTGTTGACGCAAACGTGGGAACACTCGCCATTCCGTTCCTGACACTCGTCCACGTCCAAGCAGGTGGACTCATCGACGTGCAAGTAATGTCCCTCGCGACAGGCGCACGTGTAACTGCCCAGCAGGTTCACGCATTCGTGGGTGCAGTTGTGAAGATCGGTCAGACACTCGTCCACGTCCACGCACTTCCTATCGTCTGGCATGAGGATATAGCCGGCGGGACACTCGCAACGATAACCGCCCTCGGTGTTTATGCACGTGTGAGAGCAGCCTGTTTCCACGTCGTTCTCAAACTCCTCACACTCATTGATGTCTTCGCAGGTTCTAAGATCACGTTTCAAACGGAAACCGAACGGACAAGAACAACCGATGGTCGAGATTGCAACCCCGTTGGGATCTTCTTCCTGATGACAGTAATGAGAACAATTGCCGTTGTCACGATTGCAACCATTCATCAATACGCAGGTTCTATTGTTTCGCTCCAAGATATATTCCGTCGGACACAGACACTGGAAGGAACCTACGAGATTAATGCACGTATGCGAGCATGCCGCGTTCTCGCTCTCGCATTCGTTGATATCGTCGCAGAGAGTCGGATCCTGAGAATTCTGCGTGAAACCGACGTTGCAGGTGCAGTCGAAACTACCGAGAGTGTTGAGACATCGATGAGTACAGTTGTCAAGCAGTTCTAGACACTCGTCCATGTCCACGCAAGTTGCATTGTCCCGCGACGACAGACGGTAACCGTCAGGACACTCGCAGACGATCGAGTCCTCCTCGAAGATGCAGATGTCCGAGCATCCGCCATTCTCAACCAAGCATCGGTTTTTGTGGACGCAGAGAGTGTCATCGTCCTGCGACAGGGACATTTCCGCCGGACACGAACATGTCACATTACCGTCCTCGTGATCGTGGCAGAAATGAGAACAACCGCCGTTGTCGATCTTACACCCATCTTCTCGTACGCAAAGCTTCCGATCCTCCGCCAGGATCATACCAAGTGGGCAGGCACAAGTCACATTTCCATCCCCGTGATAACACAGATGGGAACAACCGCCGTTATTTTCATTCAGACACTCGTTCTCGTACGCGCACGTCGCTTTGTCCTCGGACAAGGTCATTCCGGGCGGACAGGAACAGGACGCCCGGCCGTTCTCGTGAAGACAGAAATGCGAGCATCCTCCGTTGTCGATCGAACACGCGTTTATTTCAACGCACGTCTTGCCGTCGTCCTTCAACAGTTTGTAGTTGTCGGGACACGCACATTCGACGCCACCGTCCGTGTTGGCGCATAAATGCGAACACCCTCCGTTATTCTGGATACACTCGTTGATGTCCTCGCAGGTTTTGCCATTGTCCAGCAGCTCGTATCCCTCGGGACAAGTGCAATTGAAAGCGCCGTTCGTGTTTAAGCATCCGTGCGAGCAGCCAGTATCTTCAAATGAACACTCGTCGACGTCCTGGCAGTTTCTGTGAtcgttaattaattgaaatccTGAAGGACACTCGCAACGATAAGCTCCTTCGGTATTGACGCAAATGTGACTGCACGCGTGAGATCCATCGGAGCACTCGTCCATATCTCGGCAAGTCTTCTCGTCGTCCTGTAACTCGTGTCCTTCCGGACAGCCACAGCGAATCCGTTCATCGTTCTGCTCGCACGTGTGTGAGCAACCGTGATCTTGGGCGCAAGGATCGTTCGACAGTTGCTGACAGGTCCTAGAGTCTTTCTGCAGACGCCAACCGGAAGGACACTCGCAAAAGTAAGAGCCGTTAGTATTAATGCAATCGTGGGAACATTTATGTTGCCGTCCGTCCTGACACTCATCAATATCCTCGCAGACGTGCTCTTTATGCGAATACGAATATCCCGCAGGACAGGTACAATTATTGTTATTCCCTTGGGACTCTGTACATTCATCCTGAATGACAGCGATGCATGTACGATTATCCTCTCCAAGCTTGAATCCTGTCGGACAGGAACACGAGTAAGATCCTTCGAGATTCTTGCAATCGTGACTGCAATCGTTCTCGCTCTCGCACTCGTCCTTGTCCTTACACGTGCTGCCGTCCACGTCCAAAAAATAACCCGCGAAACATTCGCATTTATAACTTGAATCTGTCGCGATGCACAAGTGCGAGCACGAGGAATTGGAACAAGGATTGAGCCTCGCGCAGGTGAGACCATCGTTCTCCAGGATCCATCCGGAAGGACACGAGCAACGATAGGTCGCGTACTCGTTGAGACACAAATGCGAACACTCGTGATCGCCCTCAAGACACTCGTCGATGTCCCGACACTCATCCTCGTCGCCGTCGTCTCGTCTAAGCCCTTCGGAACACATAGAATTCCCGCATGTGAAACCGTCCTCGAGAAGCTTCATGTCTTGCGGACAAGCGCACTTATAACTGCCAGGGATATTAACGCATTCGTGCGAACAATCGTGCTCGTTCTCCAGACACTCGTCGACGTCCAAGCAGGATGCTCGATCGTCCAACAGTCGATATCCGATTGGGCAGATGCATCGCGGCCCGTCGTCCTCGGTGTCCTCGCAGACGTGGGAGCAAGGATTCTTGAGGCCGGCACAGGTCCTCTGTTCCACGCAGGTCGCATTGTCCTCCATCAGGCCGAATCCCCGAGGACACTCGCACGTGTACGCGCCGACGGTATTGTGACAGATGTGAGAGCACGTGTGAGATTTGTCCGCGCACTCGTCCACGTCCTTACACGTCGCACCATCCTCCGCGAGTTTGTAACCATCGTGACAGGTACAACGATAGCGGCCCGGCTCGTTCACGCACTCGTGTTGACAACCGTGCGATTCGACGCACTCGtttatatctgaaaaaagGAGAAAGTCAAGCGAgagatataatttgatattcgTAAAGTCAGTTAATAACTCGCATACGCGAGAGACGATGAAAccttttttctctaaaagttTTATCTTATCGGATACCAACGCTTACCAACGCACTCGAAATTTTCCTTCCTCTTGAAGCCGTCCTCGCACTTGCGTGGATTTTGCGGAACTTCGGTAATCTCTTCTCCGTAATCACTGTCGTCGTCATTCTCGTCTTCGTTCTCGTTATCGTAATCTTCTTCTCGAAGGATCTTTGTTACCATGTTTGGATGTACTTTACTTATGCACTTGTACGATCCCACTGTATTCTCGCATTCAGTGTCTTCTGTACAAATCTTTGATGTCGTTTTACATTCATCAACGTCTGAAAAAGATAATTCAAACTTTATAATGTAGATCTAGAATTTCAGTGAAATGTTAATccaatgagaaaaatttcagataatttataatatatcagtgAACTTTCGAACTAGCCATctaaatttgatgaaaaagaattatctatttataataattctcaaaCAGATTGCGAGACAATTAAACCTTTAAAAAATCacttagtatatatatatatgtatatatatatatatataaaattaaaaatagttgaaagttaaaataatggaTTGAAAGTGACATGgaagatatttatatgcacCTTGACAAGTCTTCCAATCCTCAGTTAAATGGAAACCGTCCGGACAGAGACAGAAGGCACTTCCAGGTGTATTCAAGCATATATGAGAACAATTTGCGTTATTCAGAGCGCACTCGTCGATGTCCTCGCAAGTGTGATTGTCAGCAGCTAATTTGTATCCAGGAATATCCGCGCAACTGCATTCGTAACCACCTATGAGATTGCGACATCTGCCTTGACAAGGTCCGTGCCCGTTGTTTGAGAGACACTCGTTGATATCTGTACAATAATATGTATGCAGTTTTCACAGTCTcgtttatcaaatataacttTTGCAGCGCTTTATAACGTGCTTTTTGTACTCTATTAACCCAAGagagatattaaaagatagatgtaaaagttatattaaattaagaacGTATAGCtttaagttgaaaaaaaattaacagaaatatttctcAAGAATGTCTCTTTCTTATGGACTAACCTTGGCAAGAGTAACCATCGATTCCCAACTGAAAACCACGATGACACTCGCAAGAGTAGAAACCGGGTTCGTTGCGGCAGATATCGGTGCATTTCGTTAAACCTTCGGCACACTCGTCGATGTCTAAAAAATATCGAGGAACAAAGAACAATCGACCGATAAACGCTTTATAACTGCGCGTTTTTTattccctcttttttttttttttttttttttttttttcgtcgagATTGAATAACTAACGTCACTTTGATGCTGATAAAATGACAAAGTTAcgcatgaaattaaaaaacaaatttgcgTGTACCGTTGAATGATTATCATGTAATGACATAATGATGAATGATTGTAtgattataatgttataataacaatttccTTTGAAATTATCTGTGACCATGATAtgatatatcgatatttatattatcattttatcacagcgagaaatttaatagcaataattgtgTATTACGCCCGCTGGGTGATCGCGTGCTAATATTGGAGCCGCGTTGATCGAGCAATCATCGAGCTAACGATATTATTCGCAAACATACTGCATATTGCAGCCGATagaagaaaaacagaaaactGGTAAACATAGAGAAACTGTTGGAGCCGATAACAGCTTTTAAACTCGATCTCGGCCGAGATATGCTTATAATCCGACTCTTAAATAATCCGATACGTGCCAAAACCAATAATCCCATTATCAAGGCGATGTTTATGCGGACGTCCGTTTACCCGCGAGAGCGAGTAAAATTATGCCCGtcgtatatttatgtattatacatcCGCCGGAAATCATTCTCTCTTACCAGACGCGAATATCGCGCTTTATTCTCTCTAACGTTTAGTTTGGGAAAATTTAAGAACGGTGAATGTGCGGTGGAAAAATGGGACATTGAAGGAATATCGGAAATGCGGCGAATACAAACGAATCGATAGGGACGGACAGtcgatatgaaaaaaaacgtATACGCGGGTTTCAGGGCGGAAATATCAGATATCGAGATATATACCTGAGTTTGATTTTCTCtcaaaaaatatgagaatgtTGGATATGCAATACGGTAAGTCTACATACGCTCTGGCACTACGTAAGGTGTATGGATTACCTATACAGGAAGCTCCTTTAGCTCGAAAGCCATCGAAACAGGAACACTTTATACCGGTTGGCGTATCCTCGCACACATGTTCGCATTCACCTGTACCCTCATCGCAACGTTTCACTTTTTCCATCGACAGTTCTAAGAcagtaaatatacatttgacAATAGAttcttgtatattaaaaaattatatcgacgCATATAAATACAAGCTATTtccttatatttataatattatgccaTCGATATATGAGGCGGAAGgatttttaattagacttACGATTTTCCCTCACGCATTTCGGACGACGTCCGAGCCAAGTGCCATTGCTGCAAAAAAGCCTATCCGTCGTTGAATCCACGAACACGTAACCATTCGCGCACTCGTAAACCGCAACGAGGTATCGATTGTACGGCGGCAGTACGTTCTTCCTTCTACAAAACAATGCATCCTATTATCCCGAATGTCTCTGAACGTgccatatttttaaaaaaaaggtcTGCGGAAAGAAATGTACAATAGctataagagaaaataaaatgacagaaataaaaattgaaaattgacacTTCCTTCGCggattttatgaaaattaattttgcatcaTTTTGAAATGGCAACTATCTTAAACGATGCGAATACCAACCTGGCGTACTTGGCGAGGTAAGCATGCTCGATCAAAGGAGCCTTAATACGTCTCTTTCCGAAAGCTTTTATAAAGCAGCTGATATCTAGTTGAGATACCACAGTTTCATTTAGCCTTTTCGCCGGTAGTTTTGACAAGGATTTCTCGCGCGCTGGCTTcctccttttcttctttttcttcttcccgtccttttcttttttatgcttttttaattcatccaTCCTATCCGGCGCCTTTAGATTTTCCTTTGCAGTTTGTAACTCGCTCTCATCCGAAACGATCGGTTGATCGCCAAGAAAGAGAGGGATAGTGTATTTCTTGTTCTCTATGCAATATGTGTCAGTTAAGTTGCTTGTCATATTTCGCGTGTCGATTAATGTGTGTAATATGATATATCTAGCAATACATAGcagtgattaattaatttaaatactcGCAGATGAAGAAAGAAACGACGCATTGTACGCTTATTAcactgataaataaaatattcatttagtttgattataattaaagagaattttaattaaattcttgtcACATTCATACGTGTTCATCGCGAATGGACTTTAAATAGAATGTTTCCAGAGATACTCGAGTAGCGTATCGCGCGTGGAGAAAGACGcgagaattaattttgtcagagatatatacatatatatatacaatggtCCCTCGCGCTGGAGATACATACTTACTGTATAGATGAAATTGTCGTCGAATAATGAATTCTTTACGCGTTCATATATCAAACGAATAACGTACAAAATGATTAGGATACCTGTGATTCACGTTGATCCATCAAAAATAGTCTccataaaaatttacactgTCCCCATTTAATCAAGAGATATGAACTATtgcaaaacaaaacaaaaaaatattcccaATTTGTTTACCTATCAATCAAGCGTCGAAAAATTTCAATGATAAAACTTTTGattctctgattttttttttatttttcacaatcaGTTTTCATCGATCATCTCTAATGTTGCGAGTAATTCATAGGCATCCGCATCTGCTTAATAAACGCAAGCTTTTTTAGTGTTTCATCAACGTGCGTCCTGATTAAATCCATAcgagatgtatgtatatgtgcgtaTAATCCGTGCGCGCGGTATATGACTTGGTGGTTCATCCCCAACGAGGCGAATGCGAGCTATGCCGTGTCGGCAAATTTCGTGCCACTGGCCAATAGCACGCACGATGGAACGAGACGCGTTCCTGAAACTCCGAAACGCCACCCCCGCGAGTTTTCCCAGGAATCCCAATCGGGTTTGCCGGTCCACAATGTTACAGATGAGTAGCGAGATAGAGGATGGTCAGACTCATTCGCGCAATTGACATTACAATGATCAGTTTATCcaaatactatattattaatatcattaaaattttttatacttatttaaatataaaaatagataagagattaatttatttgataaaacagATGAAACTTACAACCACGAGATAATCCCTATCTCTTCTCTTTCACTTTCTcttttcgttttctttttcaattaaaaaagttttctattGGTTCTTCAAGATTTTGAGGGAAAGTGCAAAGAGTAGGAGACaccttctatatatatatatatatatatatatatatatatatccgcaGTATCGGGAGCAGTGCCAACCCTCCGGTTTAAGATATGCCGATAACTTGAGCATCGGTGAAAATTGAATCCCCCACGGTAAAGTTGTGTTTCCACAAATCATAGGAAGGGGCGTCTCGGGTAAATTGTTCTTCGAAACTTTCGGAGACTTTCTGACATATAGTTCGTAAAACTGcggttttaaatatatgtaattttaattctctaactttgtttattattataacgcgATACCAATATCCAATCGAACGATACAGACAGATTTgtatactaattattaattatttgcaatgcgcgattttttatttatttactttgaaatatctgcatatgtgtataatagttatattatcAAGAGAAATAGCTCTTCttcttttagtatttttgtTTAGCTACGTTAAGAATGTATTGGTCATATGTTAAAACATTGACAGAAGCATGAAAATTTCGTAGACTGttctactatttttttctgagtATCTGTGAAAGACTTGAGCACAATTCTTTTAACGatttggaaattatttaaatgaaaaattaaagttagtACGGATAGTTCTTAcggaaaattgcatttttggTCCTCTTTGacaaatttgacaaaaaaatgttgccggcgaaatataaattttcacatgTATTGACAAAACTCTAATAAACGTttgtgcaaaatttaatttaaatttacacttACATTGCTTAAAAgttactaaattattaaaaattgtagcaAACTATAATCAACaccgtttattattttatattatgtatatataaatcctatatatatatatatatatatatatatatatatatatatatatatatgtatcatcagttttgtatttaatttttgaacaattttaattagattttaattagaataattttaattaaaaattagattaaaaaaatttaattaatttccttttatattaatttcattttttagtattttaattttataatatagctctatttaattttccaaacaGTATATAAAGGTgagaaatgcttttttaaagcTTGATAGCTTTTTGTTGTTTCTATTGCATAGCCAAAACATTCTTAAGATTGAATTTATATCTTCGATTTGCATCAACGATAAGATCACGAAACGAACATCGAATAATAGAGTAGCGAATTTAGTCGTCCTTCGACTATCTCTATCTATCGATCGGAAACTCGATCGTCTCGATTGAGTAAGCAAACCGCCACTCGCTGTTACAGTATTAAGAGCGAGTTTAGTAACATGAGTCCCCTTTATTTCGATAGCTCGATGTCTCGCGTTAAACGGATTGTCCGTCAGTCTATTGAACACGTGCGTCGAAGCTTCACAGCTGCCGGGCTGATGAGGAGTTAAGTCCCTTTCATGCGACTAATTGACTTATGTCGATCAAATTAGTATAATGCCTCATAGCTATGGACTATACCCAGagacattatattatacgtgATGCGTACAAATCGTTCATTCACTCGAATCGTAAACCTAGTTTAAGATATTGGAGCGCGCGTGTATAGATTGAATGTGATACAATGTGaatgaaaatgatattattcaGATAACgcgattgaaaataatgagaaaGTAATTgtcttaaaagtaaaaaatatcctttgcatacagagagagagagagagagagagagagagagagagagatatgtctttttattaaaaaagaagtttaATTTTCCCCATTAATATGGTTCGTATGTTGCAATTATCAAGGATGCACGACGCAAATACTTTGATCGTGTAATCAGCAGGATGCGATTAATCATGAGTACGTTACGTGAATGAACGGACGTCAATTGAGTCAAAGGAATGGCGACGTGCaatcatataaaaagatttaagcTCGTTTAAAATAGAAGTCAGTATCTTACCGCGAGGCACGCATTTTGGAACAGAATGATCCCAACCGTTGGTGGTACAAGTCATCACCTTGTGACCTTTGAGTCTATGGCTCTGATCGCAcgagaatatattttgcagaGTACCGTCCTGAAGAACCCTCTCTCTTATTATCCCTCCGTAAGGTGGATGTACCGGCGGACAATCACCGAGAATTCCTGAaagggaaaaaagagaaacggaTTTTATTCGACATCGTGACATAAGAAATTGTAGCGACACGTcgaattgataaaaatcaatttaacgtCGTAATTAAACTTGTGcggtattattaaatactttgcaggtaatatttaatcatacaaataaattgaatcATGTGcaaacgtaataataaaaaaaaaagaattaaattttatacgcataatatttattctcaatGAACAGTTTTCTGATGCCGTtagttttgaaagaaaaagagtaatAAAAGTTCAACAAGCTTGcgcctttatttttattttttttaaaggtaACATTTTAAACGATTATTTATATCCGCACGCACGTTCCATTCTGTATTGCGTGATCGTATCTGACTACGGTGCACGTGTGGCAACGAGTCATGCCAGgggagaaaaaggaaaagacgTGTGTCAAGCGCATGGGAGAGATCTTGCGGTCGCGCAAGCACAGTGACGCgggattaaaattgaataattccACAGTAACATAATATACGGTCACGCCGTGACGTCCAATGTATGCGCTTCTGCGGCAAAAATTTTACCGTAGGGCCACCGGGCGCATAGTGATGCGATAGCCGTCAACGAGGCGAACGTGGCTAGCGCAAAATGcgcctctttctctttctctttgagTCTCTCGGGGCGAGAGTCACAAAACCGAATGGCTCGTGTCTCGTTCATATATAAAGTGCCTCGAAGCTATAAGAGAAGTACTCGGAATTTTGTTGGCGATTTTTCagtcaatttttcatttacaaaaattttcattttcacgcacattttaattacaaacataTGTTACGTCGAATACGCATAAGGGCTTTTCAAAAGGGATTTCGACTTTACGAGTATAAACGAATGACaaacaatttgtttttacCTACGTGATTAAATAGCTACgtttgatgaaatttttattcatttatcgagaaatttgTATCAgaaaaattcgtaaaattctcacaataaagaaaatatctataaaaaagagaaattaatctttctaaaatattttttagtcacTCCCACGCACAAAGCGTCCTGAACCTTTTGTGAAGTCCATCGAGCAATGATGTAAAACGACCGCTAGCAAAACTTGAGCATTGCGGTTTACCTGTCTCGCGCTATTATAAAGTGCATCGTAAATTGTCGTAAACATACTGCGAACGCCGTGGCGTACAGCGTACTGCATCTCAAGATCCTAACTTTCTCCCGTATATTTAAGttctcttattaatttatcgtcCCTTCAAAAGCAGCCGTCTTTCCCTctaatacgtataataaaatttttaatcgaataagctttaatcaaatttcaatTGCAGAGagtttatatttgaattaaatggtttaattttactttttcttttttagaaatttaaacgCGTCTATAATTTGATGTAAATCaagctaatttaattaaacatggaTCGCAAATTCCGTTTTTgagatacattaaaatattcaaagcgTAATATTCTCCTCATGGACCCGCGGCCCCGGGCCTTGACGTTGTTAAATTACCAGAAATCTAGCGCTGTCGAAACGCCGACTTTGTCTAGGGCATAAGACGTGATGTAGCGTTCCGTGGGATTAACGAAGAATTAAACGCTTAATTAATGTAACTTGCGGACCtcaatttatgtaattgacTAGTGGCGAGTGAGTCAGTTTCCCTCTCACGCCCATATGGGAACGCCAATTATTCGTGTCACTCGAGATTATTGGATTACTTTTGATTTGCATACATCAATAAATCAAGGTTACAAGATCAACAGAGTTGGGTTTCATCCGCCATTTTTTAACCGAATCAAAGTTcatcaaacttttataatatataataaaatggggaaaaaaaatatttaaaatatctctcttcctttttgcCGAAATTAATACGCCACATCTGATATATCGATAGTCACGACGTGAGAACGAAAAGAAGTCACGagtcatatataca
It encodes:
- the LOC140670291 gene encoding uncharacterized protein isoform X1 → MNGLTVCLALLSTMSGILGDCPPVHPPYGGIIRERVLQDGTLQNIFSCDQSHRLKGHKVMTCTTNGWDHSVPKCVPRENKKYTIPLFLGDQPIVSDESELQTAKENLKAPDRMDELKKHKKEKDGKKKKKKRRKPAREKSLSKLPAKRLNETVVSQLDISCFIKAFGKRRIKAPLIEHAYLAKYARRKNVLPPYNRYLVAVYECANGYVFVDSTTDRLFCSNGTWLGRRPKCVRENQLSMEKVKRCDEGTGECEHVCEDTPTGIKCSCFDGFRAKGASCIDIDECAEGLTKCTDICRNEPGFYSCECHRGFQLGIDGYSCQDINECLSNNGHGPCQGRCRNLIGGYECSCADIPGYKLAADNHTCEDIDECALNNANCSHICLNTPGSAFCLCPDGFHLTEDWKTCQDVDECKTTSKICTEDTECENTVGSYKCISKVHPNMVTKILREEDYDNENEDENDDDSDYGEEITEVPQNPRKCEDGFKRKENFECVDINECVESHGCQHECVNEPGRYRCTCHDGYKLAEDGATCKDVDECADKSHTCSHICHNTVGAYTCECPRGFGLMEDNATCVEQRTCAGLKNPCSHVCEDTEDDGPRCICPIGYRLLDDRASCLDVDECLENEHDCSHECVNIPGSYKCACPQDMKLLEDGFTCGNSMCSEGLRRDDGDEDECRDIDECLEGDHECSHLCLNEYATYRCSCPSGWILENDGLTCARLNPCSNSSCSHLCIATDSSYKCECFAGYFLDVDGSTCKDKDECESENDCSHDCKNLEGSYSCSCPTGFKLGEDNRTCIAVIQDECTESQGNNNNCTCPAGYSYSHKEHVCEDIDECQDGRQHKCSHDCINTNGSYFCECPSGWRLQKDSRTCQQLSNDPCAQDHGCSHTCEQNDERIRCGCPEGHELQDDEKTCRDMDECSDGSHACSHICVNTEGAYRCECPSGFQLINDHRNCQDVDECSFEDTGCSHGCLNTNGAFNCTCPEGYELLDNGKTCEDINECIQNNGGCSHLCANTDGGVECACPDNYKLLKDDGKTCVEINACSIDNGGCSHFCLHENGRASCSCPPGMTLSEDKATCAYENECLNENNGGCSHLCYHGDGNVTCACPLGMILAEDRKLCVREDGCKIDNGGCSHFCHDHEDGNVTCSCPAEMSLSQDDDTLCVHKNRCLVENGGCSDICIFEEDSIVCECPDGYRLSSRDNATCVDMDECLELLDNCTHRCLNTLGSFDCTCNVGFTQNSQDPTLCDDINECESENAACSHTCINLVGSFQCLCPTEYILERNNRTCVLMNGCNRDNGNCSHYCHQEEDPNGVAISTIGCSCPFGFRLKRDLRTCEDINECEEFENDVETGCSHTCINTEGGYRCECPAGYILMPDDRKCVDVDECLTDLHNCTHECVNLLGSYTCACREGHYLHVDESTCLDVDECQERNGECSHVCVNTVGRHFCSCPTGYNLSRDERTCVDVDECVNDNGGCERTTCVNTVGSFRCECLPGHVPQNGSCRPFDPCQDEGNGGCEQICVAVNGTAVCSCEKGFQKGGIDGTECHDVDECEGQHGCDHICVNKPGSYECGCKEGFQIINSTCVDVDECAAGICKGNKCTNMPGGYRCECEAGYRFHNDTCVDIDECIERAPCDEKCINTPGSYYCTCPLGYQLQENECVDIDECKWHRDKCDQECINTVGSFICACRAGYTLISRRQCQDVNECLDRNGGCTGECINTVGSYYCTCSVNLVLAPDERTCVSPMRCHAMEPPLHGEIRCPGHPSGASVYPQSAKCHVRCHEGFRLEGAHTRHCVSDGRWNGKEPICLREVVTDSLYNPNMPRPFVSCPQDMDVELPARQNTIRVTFPQPKSNMNWWRYVHASPPWAKQLQADLPAGTTVVTFTAWSPVSNYTSTCRIVIRVRDTENPKVTMCPTSFEVRLSPGERNRLIFWQEPTFTDNVAVEHVYKTRGPGHVMYPGVHSVRYVASDAAGNRAECHFSIHVRESEKDHNSEPRFYRRKMLMCPGRPPQPVPSSSYNWQIPSGCYLRYTRIFSGAYQRHPERWQNGYQDAGASYREPPPVQQTQSRPDIPYNNDNYRHSGRQHHPWQAQEQQLLHRQYRQRATRTDHVVSPPTHYGTGRVETRILPPRHECCT